In Sphaeramia orbicularis chromosome 10, fSphaOr1.1, whole genome shotgun sequence, the following proteins share a genomic window:
- the rbm22 gene encoding pre-mRNA-splicing factor RBM22 — protein sequence MATSLGSNTYNRQNWEDADFPILCQTCLGENPYIRMTKEKYGKECKICARPFTVFRWCPGTRMRFKKTEVCQTCSKMKNVCQTCLLDLEYGLPIQVRDTGLSVKDDVPKSDVNKEYYTQNMEREIANSDGTRPVGQLGKATSSSDMLLKLARTTPYYKRNRPHICSFWVKGECKRGEECPYRHEKPTDPDDPLADQNIKDRYYGINDPVADKLLKRASTMPRLDPPEDKTITTLYIGGLGDTVTDGDLKSHFYQFGEIRTITIVQRQQCAFIQFATRQAAEMAAEKSFNKLIINGRRLTVKWGRSQAARGKEGVKDGVSEMGTRLDPVPGLPGALPPPPALDEEAPANYFNLDPSTSPAVMNIALPPPPGINPPPPGFGPPMFHPMGPMAPPMPPPMSMRPPGQIHYPSQDPQRMGAHAAHGSRHGD from the exons ATGGCGACGTCCCTGGGATCCAACACCTACAATAGACAGAACTGGGAAGACGCG GATTTTCCAATTCtttgtcagacatgtttaggAGAAAACCCTTACATCCGTATG ACCAAGGAGAAGTATGGAAAAGAATGCAAG ATTTGTGCTCGACCCTTTACTGTGTTCCGATGGTGTCCTGGGACACGAATGCGTTTTAAAAAGACGGAAGTCTGTCAGACTTGTAGTAAAATGAAGAATGTTTGTCAGACTTGTCTGCTCGACTTGGAGTATG GTTTGCCTATCCAGGTTCGAGACACTGGCCTCTCTGTTAAAGATGATGTCCCTAAGTCAGATGTGAATAAAGAGTATTACACACAGAACATGGAGAGAGAG ATCGCTAATTCAGATGGCACACGACCAGTAGGCCAACTAGGTAAAGCCACCAGCTCTAGTGACATGTTGCTGAAACTGGCCCGAACAACACCTTACTACAAGAGAAACAGACCACACATTTGTTCCTTTTGGGTGAAGGGAGAGTGTAAGAGAGGAGAGGAGTGTCCATACAG GCATGAAAAGCCCACAGATCCTGATGATCCTCTAGCTGACCAAAACATAAAGGACCGTTACTATGGTATCAATGACCCAGTAGCTGACAAGCTACTAAAGCGAGCCTCAACTATGCCCCGTCTTGACCCACCAGAGGACAAGACCATCACCACCCTCTACATAGGGGGTCTGGGAGACACTGTCACAGATGGAGATCTTAA GAGTCACTTTTACCAGTTTGGTGAGATTCGCACCATTACTATAGTCCAGAGGCAGCAATGTGCTTTCATCCAGTTTGCCACACGACAGGCAGCTGAAATGGCTGCAGAGAAGTCCTTCAACAAGCTTATCATCAATGGACGGAGGCTTACTGTCAAGTGGGGAAG GTCTCAGGCTGCAAGAGGGAAGGAAGGTGTCAAAGATGGAGTCAGTGAGATGGGCACCAGACTCGATCCTGTACCTGGGTTACCTggag CTTTACCCCCACCACCAGCATTAGATGAAGAGGCTCCTGCAAACTACTTCAACCTGGACCCTAGCACCTCTCCAGCTGTCATGAACATCGCTCTTCCTCCACCACCAGGCATCAACCCCCCTCCTCCAG GTTTTGGACCTCCGATGTTTCACCCCATGGGTCCCATGGCCCCACCTATGCCCCCTCCTATGAGCATGAGACCTCCTGGTCAAATCCACTACCCCTCTCAGGATCCCCAGCGTATGGGTGCCCATGCTGCACATGGCTCGCGCCATGGTGATTAG
- the LOC115427426 gene encoding myozenin-2 isoform X2 gives MMDNTTKQRMLQAKALSKEVRGEHLNLGKKISVPKDVMMEELNLPSNRGSRMFQERQRRVEKFTLENSGNVTYINNAHPEAIPPPLISSEPQRGKENQAFLIPGYSGPLKEIPHEKFNTTVIPKSYCSPWREALGGNEDLNTPSTQLPQLPQDPQPASYRCFNRSAMPFGGMMASKRVIPVIGFEPVEQQNLPGIALDRMCRRPNFNRAPKGWGINYNPESNEL, from the exons ATGATGGATAACACAACAAAGCAGAGGATGTTGCAAGCTAAGGCTCTGTCTAAGGAAGTCAGAGGAG AGCATCTCAACCTGGGGAAGAAGATCAGTGTTCCAAAAGATGTGATGATGGAAGAGCTCAACCTCCCTTCTAATCGAGGCTCTCGCATGTTtcaagagagacagaggagggtTGAGAAGTTCACACTGGAGAACTCTGGAAATGTCACTTATATCAACAAT GCTCATCCTGAGGCCATTCCTCCTCCACTGATCTCATCAGAGCCACAGAGAGGAAAAGAGAACCAGGCTTTCCTCATCCCTG GATACTCTGGCCCTCTGAAGGAAATTCCTCATGAAAAGTTCAACACAACAGTAATCCCTAAATCCTACTGCTCCCCTTGGAGGGAAGCTTTGGGTGGCAATGAAGATCTGAATACCCCGAGTACCCAGCTGCCCCAGCTCCCCCAGGACCCACAGCCTGCCAGTTACAGGTGCTTCAACAG ATCTGCCATGCCATTTGGAGGAATGATGGCCAGCAAGAGGGTGATCCCAGTGATTGGCTTTGAACCTGTGGAACAGCAGAACCTGCCTGGTATCGCTCTGGATCGCATGTGTAGACGGCCCAACTTTAACAGAGCACCCAAGGGATGGGGCATTAATTACAATCCTGAATCTAATGAACTATGA
- the LOC115427426 gene encoding myozenin-2 isoform X1 → MMDNTTKQRMLQAKALSKEVRGEHLNLGKKISVPKDVMMEELNLPSNRGSRMFQERQRRVEKFTLENSGNVTYINNAHPEAIPPPLISSEPQRGKENQAFLIPGKHSLVMNLQKTIAKKGHPDVLAPGYSGPLKEIPHEKFNTTVIPKSYCSPWREALGGNEDLNTPSTQLPQLPQDPQPASYRCFNRSAMPFGGMMASKRVIPVIGFEPVEQQNLPGIALDRMCRRPNFNRAPKGWGINYNPESNEL, encoded by the exons ATGATGGATAACACAACAAAGCAGAGGATGTTGCAAGCTAAGGCTCTGTCTAAGGAAGTCAGAGGAG AGCATCTCAACCTGGGGAAGAAGATCAGTGTTCCAAAAGATGTGATGATGGAAGAGCTCAACCTCCCTTCTAATCGAGGCTCTCGCATGTTtcaagagagacagaggagggtTGAGAAGTTCACACTGGAGAACTCTGGAAATGTCACTTATATCAACAAT GCTCATCCTGAGGCCATTCCTCCTCCACTGATCTCATCAGAGCCACAGAGAGGAAAAGAGAACCAGGCTTTCCTCATCCCTGGTAAGCATAGCCTGGTCATGAACCTTCAGAAGACTATAGCAAAGAAGGGCCACCCTGACGTCCTTGCTCCAG GATACTCTGGCCCTCTGAAGGAAATTCCTCATGAAAAGTTCAACACAACAGTAATCCCTAAATCCTACTGCTCCCCTTGGAGGGAAGCTTTGGGTGGCAATGAAGATCTGAATACCCCGAGTACCCAGCTGCCCCAGCTCCCCCAGGACCCACAGCCTGCCAGTTACAGGTGCTTCAACAG ATCTGCCATGCCATTTGGAGGAATGATGGCCAGCAAGAGGGTGATCCCAGTGATTGGCTTTGAACCTGTGGAACAGCAGAACCTGCCTGGTATCGCTCTGGATCGCATGTGTAGACGGCCCAACTTTAACAGAGCACCCAAGGGATGGGGCATTAATTACAATCCTGAATCTAATGAACTATGA